The region GACCCTCACACCGCTTGCGGATTCAAAGACATCAATGCCGACAAGCACAGCATCATCCTCTCTACGGCGCATCCCGCAAAATTCCCAGAGGTTGTCGATGCGGCCACCGGAATTGAGCCCAAGGCGGATACGCTCGAAACACTGAAGTCCAAAGACATCGTCAACACCCGCTTGGCTGCAGAGCCAGAGGCAATCAAGGCTTTTATCCGCAAACAACTCGCTTAAACCGACTTTCATCCCGATGCCTGTTCCTGCATCAGACGACGCCGACATCCTGATCGTAGGCGCTGGCGTATCTGGATTGGTCTGTGCCTTGCGTGCCCAGGAACTTGGCCTGAAGGCGCTGATCTTGGAAAAAGACACCGTTCCAGGCGGTCGCGTCGGCACCAGCCAGCACGGGGATTGCCGGACGGATCACGGTTTTCAGATCCTGCTCACTGCTTACCCCGAAGTACAGCGTTTCCTCAATCTCGATGCGCTCGATCTTGGGTTTTTCTCCCGCGGGGCGCATATTTGGGAGGGCAAAAATTGGCGATCTCTCGTCGCACCTGTAGACGAGCCTGCCGCGCTCAAAGCAAGCCTCTTCAACGCCCCTCTCCAGTTCGGTGATTACCTTAGGCTGGCAAAAACGATCTGGTCTGGGCAAAAAGCAGACTGGACGACTACTTTCACACAGGAAGCGTGCAGCACCCTTAGATTTCTTGAAGCCGACGGATTTTCTAACACCGCGATCGAACTATTCTTTAAGCCATTTCTCGGGGGTGTCTTTCTCGACGATAAACTTGAAACGAGTGCTGCCATGTTCCGCTTTGTCATGGACATGTTCGCGCGCGGCCGCGCGGCCCTACCCGCCGGAGGAATGGAAGCAATTCCCGAACAACTCGTCACTCGCCTGGATGGGGGAACACTGCGCACCGATTGTCCGGTCGCGTCAATCAATGTTTCGAATCGAACGGTTCATCTAGAAGATGGCACTAGCCTTCAGAGTCGCGCGATTGTGGTCGCAACCGATGCCCATGTGGCCAGCCAGTTTTTTCCTGATGCCCTCCCGAAAATTCCTTTTAATGCCTCCCGTGCTTGGTGTTTCCGCATGGAGCGCGACAACCGACCCAAAGAAATAAACAAAACGCTGCGCCTGATCTCCGACCCTCAGAATCCATTACGTCTCATCGCTTGCCCGAGTGCCGTTGCCTCAGGTTATGCCCCGTCTGGCGTCGATACCGTGACAATTACGCCAAAAGTTGGCGCTGAAGATTTAGAGGAGAGCGCTGTTCGCAAGAGCCTGAAAACCGTGCTGGGGTCGTGTGTCGAAACATGGGATCTCATCGCCAAGTATCACATCCCGAGGAGTCTACCGCGCCAGCAAGCACCCGACTTTAAAAGCATGCCCGGAACGATGAAGCTATACGATCATGTTTACCTCAGCGGGGATGCCTATCATACGCGCTCGCTCAATGGAGCCATGCTATCCGGTCGCCTTGCGGCTGAGGCGATCGCGCAGAACCCTACTACGTCTTAAGCAGCGTCTGAATCACCCCTTGATTCCATGCGTTACAGCGCGGAATGGACCGGCCGTTGGACACAGCGTGATGCTTTAGAGCTTTCTCAAAAGACTCTGGAAAATCTCCTGCGTACCAACACAGCCACGTACTGCTCAGGTCTTGATCGCGCATCGCCGCTATCACCGGCAACCATGCGTCAATCACCAGCGTGTCCAAACGTGACCCACCGATCGTTCCAGCAACTAGGGTCTCGCTGATCAGCTTTTGGAGAGCAGGCATATCAGATTCACGACGGTATGCACCGACATCGCCAGGCCCATCCGGACTCAGTGTGGACCAAGGTAGGCCCACCAAGGCTTCTGGCCAACTGCCGTTCTTCTTCCACAGTTGCTCGTATTGCTGAATTCGAATTTCGGGACGGTTGGCAGGACGTTGGCCACCGCGCACCCATTTAGCTTTTGAGGAACCGAATGCATCGTTTGAGACAACAGAGCCAGAGCGCCACGCACTCGACGGATATTTCAAAGCCAATTCACTCATAGGCGCTCGATTCTTGCGATAGCCCAAGACCTCGAGTGTGAGCTGATGGATCGTCTCTTCGAAGCCGTTAAGCTCCAGACGACGACGCACAAACTTCAGCTTCTGCTCCCAGCGATCAAGAGCATGCGACCACAGCTCACCCCGAATTTCTCTTACATCCATTTCTGCCCAGTGATTGAATAACTGCCCCAATTCAACGGTCTCAAACACACCTATAAGGCAAGATTCTACATCTTCGGTCAGATAGGGCCCCAGCACCAGCGTGGGCATGTTGGCATCCGCTGAGTCTCGTTTAGGTTCAAAGAGGACAACATGGAGGCCCACACCGTCAAAATTTGTATCCCCTGAGTGCCCGTGGCGTCCCCAATCTTCCAGGTATAGATGTATCTCGACGTCACAGCGCAACTCGCTTCCGTCGACGAGTAAGACCGCATTTTTGAAATCGGGCCCCGCGCCTGAGCGATTCCAGACTCCTGGGTGTTGGACCCGCAATTCGCGACCATCACGGAGTCTCATATCCCGACTGCGTATCGCTTGAAGCGACCATAGGCGCTGGATAGCCCGCTCAGTTACGGTGATCGGGCCATACTGACCTGGCAGCTCAGCAACCTGTCCTAAAACGTAATCATCCTCCATATCAGCTATCTCAGAAGGGACGGCCTTAAGCTCAATGAAAAACGCGATCCATCCTTGAGTTTGCATGGTCCGCGCTTCGCGGTATTTCTCTATTATGCTTCAATGGTTTCGGGATAGTGTAGTCTACGCGACGAGTTGCTTACTCGTTGCGACCGCTGCTGCTGATCCCATCCTAGAGTTACAGGCTTTTACCGAAACTTACTGCCTCGAATGCCATAGTGCTGCGCGCAGCGAAGCGGGCTTCACGATCGACAGCCTCTGGACGACGCAGACACCATCACTCTCAAGTTTGGAGGATTTCGAAAGCGTCCTCAGTTTCGAGGAAATGCCTCCTGCTGACGCAGAGCAGCAACCGGCTCCCGAGTCTTATGCTACAATGCTTAATCATATCGTGGAGTGGAAAAATCAGCTAAAAGAGAAAAGTAGGCCACCCCCCACAGCGTCAATCCGCAGGCTTTCTAATTATGAGATCGAGAAGAAAATAGAGAGCCTCACAGGCCAAAGGATTGATACGCGTGCAATCTTGCTCCCTGACCCGGCTGCCGGCGAAGGATTTTCAAATGTCGACGCAGCTCTATTCTTCGATGCAGATCGGCTCGAACGAGTCATCCAACTGGCTGAGCATGTTGCTGAACGGGCGATACTCAGTCCTGGAACAGGCATTAAATTTGGCCCAATGAACGCGGCTCCCCTGACTCCGTCTTCGCACAAGGCGGAAAATGCCCGTGCCCTCTGGGCATTCCTCAATACTAAACTGGAAGCCCATGTTCCAGAAACAGTCGCTGATCTCCGGGTCGCCGATTATCTAGAGGCTGCCTGGAGAGTGCAGCATTCAGATGCGGACAATGTCGATCAATTCATCGAACAGATCGCTCGAGAAAAAGATCTAGCTGCACCTACCCTCGAAAGATACCTCTCATTTCTTAACAATGAGGCCACAGATAATCGGCTCACGCAGCTGATAACGAATTACTGGCAGACCATATCAGCCCCCGGTGCAAGCCAGCCAAGATTCAAAGACACGGCCTGGCAGATTGAGGGTTGGTATGAACCCTACCGCGGCGCTATACCCGTTCATCTCCAACGAGACATCGAAGTCGACCGAGCACGGCGGTATTACCGCTGGGTGCCAGGAGTAGACGAAATCTATCTCGTCGCCGGCAGCGCTGGAGACGGAGCGCGCGGCGATGTCGTCACCTGGAGACATATCGTATTTAGCAACGATCCAGATGTGTTTGCTCTACCTCCCAAGGAACGCAGATGGAAGTCCTACCATCAATGGCTTGAGCGCACACTCCAAGAGGATCTCGCAAAGTGGAGTGAGATCCAGCAGAGTGGAGTGACCGAAGAAAGCGAGATCCTCAGGAAACGAATCGATCGCTCCGTAAAGGTGTCCCAAGAGTGGTACAAACGCCAAACCGATCAAAATGAACTGCGTATGCAGGCCCCAGAAATTTTGGCGCTCCCCGTTCCAGAAGGAGCAAAGTGGTTTCAATTCATCGGCCAGGCCACTCCCAGCGAAGAGGATGCTCCCCACACTTCCTTACAATTCTATCCCAGCATCTATCCTGTTAGGAGTGCTGCAGAATGGGTAACGCGTGAAAATGTCTACACGACACGAGGCTCCCAAAGGCACAAAGAAATCATGGCCGATTTCCGCCAAATGAAACGCTGGATACCCCATTCCTTCGAAGCCCGCATTAAGGCCGCCGCGAATTCATTTTTGCGAAA is a window of Opitutales bacterium DNA encoding:
- a CDS encoding DUF1588 domain-containing protein → MLQWFRDSVVYATSCLLVATAAADPILELQAFTETYCLECHSAARSEAGFTIDSLWTTQTPSLSSLEDFESVLSFEEMPPADAEQQPAPESYATMLNHIVEWKNQLKEKSRPPPTASIRRLSNYEIEKKIESLTGQRIDTRAILLPDPAAGEGFSNVDAALFFDADRLERVIQLAEHVAERAILSPGTGIKFGPMNAAPLTPSSHKAENARALWAFLNTKLEAHVPETVADLRVADYLEAAWRVQHSDADNVDQFIEQIAREKDLAAPTLERYLSFLNNEATDNRLTQLITNYWQTISAPGASQPRFKDTAWQIEGWYEPYRGAIPVHLQRDIEVDRARRYYRWVPGVDEIYLVAGSAGDGARGDVVTWRHIVFSNDPDVFALPPKERRWKSYHQWLERTLQEDLAKWSEIQQSGVTEESEILRKRIDRSVKVSQEWYKRQTDQNELRMQAPEILALPVPEGAKWFQFIGQATPSEEDAPHTSLQFYPSIYPVRSAAEWVTRENVYTTRGSQRHKEIMADFRQMKRWIPHSFEARIKAAANSFLRKDASQTKSPGQEPAPGSALYPVDTAAIIASWDTESRKTYDALMLDRSFFGVAEEDRGANWLKHMRAHLESPEFAWVDSVELDPWLESGLKPEDAIRGVIAQSIASPEFLLVSEEGLTANQMKAQRLSYFLWSMAPDPELEAWATSEEPANLPNQIDRMLADPRAVTLAETFAGEWLGFSQEAIPVEAFRAEFPDFNEPVAQAMRAQMVAFFSDFFQNNRSISDLYKSTRSFPNPVLSDFAGATSAQRPGGLVTMPWVLTHTSFPHRTSPVKRGTWILERLIGDAPPPPPPDVPVLETAAISASMTVEQQLAVHRDNPACANCHQRIDPLGLALEGYDPVGRHIPDKDSKEILNILHEARDKITQQFVRKLLGYALRRELTLYDLPLIERLSDHPDQTVADLIKEIVQSPQFSQHHANN
- a CDS encoding FAD-dependent oxidoreductase, encoding MPVPASDDADILIVGAGVSGLVCALRAQELGLKALILEKDTVPGGRVGTSQHGDCRTDHGFQILLTAYPEVQRFLNLDALDLGFFSRGAHIWEGKNWRSLVAPVDEPAALKASLFNAPLQFGDYLRLAKTIWSGQKADWTTTFTQEACSTLRFLEADGFSNTAIELFFKPFLGGVFLDDKLETSAAMFRFVMDMFARGRAALPAGGMEAIPEQLVTRLDGGTLRTDCPVASINVSNRTVHLEDGTSLQSRAIVVATDAHVASQFFPDALPKIPFNASRAWCFRMERDNRPKEINKTLRLISDPQNPLRLIACPSAVASGYAPSGVDTVTITPKVGAEDLEESAVRKSLKTVLGSCVETWDLIAKYHIPRSLPRQQAPDFKSMPGTMKLYDHVYLSGDAYHTRSLNGAMLSGRLAAEAIAQNPTTS
- a CDS encoding DUF2851 family protein, translated to MQTQGWIAFFIELKAVPSEIADMEDDYVLGQVAELPGQYGPITVTERAIQRLWSLQAIRSRDMRLRDGRELRVQHPGVWNRSGAGPDFKNAVLLVDGSELRCDVEIHLYLEDWGRHGHSGDTNFDGVGLHVVLFEPKRDSADANMPTLVLGPYLTEDVESCLIGVFETVELGQLFNHWAEMDVREIRGELWSHALDRWEQKLKFVRRRLELNGFEETIHQLTLEVLGYRKNRAPMSELALKYPSSAWRSGSVVSNDAFGSSKAKWVRGGQRPANRPEIRIQQYEQLWKKNGSWPEALVGLPWSTLSPDGPGDVGAYRRESDMPALQKLISETLVAGTIGGSRLDTLVIDAWLPVIAAMRDQDLSSTWLCWYAGDFPESFEKALKHHAVSNGRSIPRCNAWNQGVIQTLLKT